The Schizosaccharomyces pombe strain 972h- genome assembly, chromosome: I genome contains a region encoding:
- the pcs2 gene encoding phytochelatin synthetase, producing MNIVKRAVPELLRGMTNATPNIGLIKNKVVSFEAVGQLKKSFYKRQLPKQCLAFDSSLGKDVFLRALQEGRMENYFSLAQQMVTQNEPAFCGLGTLCMILNSLKVDPGRLWKGSWRWYDQYMLDCCRSLSDIEKDGVTLEEFSCLANCNGLRTITKCVKDVSFDEFRKDVISCSTIENKIMAISFCRKVLGQTGDGHFSPVGGFSESDNKILILDVARFKYPCYWVDLKLMYESMFPIDKASGQPRGYVLLEPMHIPLGVLTVGLNKYSWRNVSKHILQQAATVKNADNLAEILLSINQSSIPLIQERSNSSKSGDFEHFKECIRSTKTYHLFLKHTNTNVEYITMAFWAIFSLPMIQKALPKGVLEEIQSLLKEVEISEINTQLTALKKQLDSLTHCCKTDTGCCSSSCCKNT from the coding sequence ATGAACATTGTTAAACGAGCAGTCCCAGAATTACTGAGAGGAATGACCAATGCAACACCAAATATCGGTTTGATTAAAAACAAGGTAGTAAGCTTTGAAGCTGTCGGACAactcaaaaaatctttttacaaaagaCAATTGCCTAAACAATGTTTAGCTTTTGATTCATCTCTCGGTAAAGATGTTTTTTTACGAGCATTGCAAGAGGGACGGAtggaaaattatttttcgcTTGCACAGCAGATGGTAACCCAAAACGAACCAGCTTTTTGTGGATTGGGAACTCTCTGCATGATTCTTAATTCGCTTAAAGTTGACCCGGGTAGATTATGGAAGGGATCTTGGCGCTGGTATGATCAGTATATGCTTGATTGTTGTCGATCGCTAAGcgatattgaaaaagatgGTGTTACGCTAGAAGAGTTCTCTTGTTTAGCTAACTGCAATGGCCTTCGGACTATTACGAAATGTGTCAAAGATGTTAGCTTTGATGAATTTCGGAAAGACGTAATCTCTTGTTCTACCATTGAGAATAAAATTATGgcaatttcattttgcCGGAAAGTGCTCGGTCAAACAGGCGATGGACATTTTAGTCCAGTTGGAGGCTTCAGTGAAAGTGATAACAAGATATTAATATTGGACGTTGCTCGATTTAAATATCCTTGCTACTGGGTGGATTTGAAGCTCATGTACGAGAGTATGTTTCCTATCGATAAAGCTAGCGGCCAACCTAGAGGCTATGTACTTTTAGAGCCAATGCATATTCCTTTAGGTGTGCTTACAGTCGGTTTAAACAAGTACAGCTGGCGAAACGTTTCCAAGCATATACTGCAGCAGGCGGCAACGGTAAAAAACGCAGACAATTTGGCTGAAATACTTTTATCCATTAATCAATCATCAATTCCTCTAATCCAAGAACGCTCCAACAGTTCAAAGTCTGGTGATTTCGAgcattttaaagaatgtaTTAGAAGCACAAAAACATATCATTTATTTCTGAAACATACGAATACCAATGTTGAATATATCACTATGGCTTTTTGGGCTATATTTTCCTTACCCATGATCCAAAAAGCGCTTCCCAAAGGCGTTCTAGAAGAGATTCAATCTTTATTGAAAGAAGTTGAAATTTCCGAAATTAACACTCAACTAACTGCGTTGAAAAAACAGCTTGATAGTTTAACCCATTGTTGTAAAACTGACACTGGGTGTTGTAGTTCAAGCTGCTGTAAAAATACGTGA
- the hsr1 gene encoding DNA-binding transcription factor Hsr1 produces the protein MVFFPEAMPLVTLSERMVPQVNTSPFAPAQSSSPLPSNSCREYSLPSHPSTHNSSVAYVDSQDNKPPLVSTLHFSLAPSLSPSSAQSHNTALITEPLTSFIGGTSQYPSASFSTSQHPSQVYNDGSTLNSNNTTQQLNNNNGFQPPPQNPGISKSRIAQYHQPSQTYDDTVDSSFYDWYKAGAQHNLAPPQSSHTEASQGYMYSTNTAHDATDIPSSFNFYNTQASTAPNPQEINYQWSHEYRPHTQYQNNLLRAQPNVNCENFPTTVPNYPFQQPSYNPNALVPSYTTLVSQLPPSPCLTVSSGPLSTASSIPSNCSCPSVKSSGPSYHAEQEVNVNSYNGGIPSTSYNDTPQQSVTGSYNSGETMSTYLNQTNTSGRSPNSMEATEQIGTIGTDGSMKRRKRRQPSNRKTSVPRSPGGKSFVCPECSKKFKRSEHLRRHIRSLHTSEKPFVCICGKRFSRRDNLRQHERLHVNASPRLACFFQPSGYYSSGAPGAPVQPQKPIEDLNKIPINQGMDSSQIENTNLMLSSQRPLSQQIVPEIAAYPNSIRPELLSKLPVQTPNQKMPLMNPMHQYQPYPSS, from the coding sequence ATGGTTTTCTTTCCTGAGGCAATGCCCCTTGTTACTCTTTCTGAACGAATGGTTCCCCAGGTAAACACCAGTCCATTTGCCCCAGCACAATCATCATCTCCCTTACCCTCCAATTCATGTCGTGAATATTCTTTACCCTCACATCCTTCAACTCATAATTCTAGTGTTGCATATGTCGATTCACAAGATAATAAGCCTCCATTGGTTTCTactcttcatttttctttggcTCCTTCCCTTTCGCCAAGTAGCGCACAATCTCATAATACTGCACTTATAACTGAGCCTTTAACATCCTTTATTGGTGGTACATCTCAATATCCATCTGCTTCCTTTTCCACATCGCAGCACCCTTCGCAAGTCTATAATGATGGCTCTACTTTAAATAGCAACAATACTACTCAACAGTTGAATAACAACAATGGATTCCAACCACCGCCTCAAAATCCTGGTATTTCTAAAAGTCGGATAGCTCAATACCATCAACCTTCTCAAACGTATGATGATACGGTAGATTCTTCATTCTACGATTGGTATAAAGCAGGTGCTCAGCATAATCTTGCCCCACCTCAGAGTTCGCATACCGAAGCTTCACAGGGTTATATGTATTCAACCAATACTGCGCATGATGCGACTGACATTCCCTCTTCATTCAATTTCTATAACACTCAAGCTTCTACGGCTCCCAATCCtcaagaaataaattaccAATGGTCGCATGAGTATCGGCCGCATACCCAATATCAGAATAACTTACTGAGAGCTCAACCCAATGTTAATTGTGAAAACTTTCCTACTACTGTTCCTAATTATCCTTTTCAACAGCCTTCATATAATCCCAATGCTCTCGTGCCTTCATATACTACGTTGGTATCTCAACTTCCACCTTCACCTTGTCTTACTGTTTCAAGCGGACCATTGTCTACGGCTTCCTCTATCCCTTCCAATTGTTCATGTCCGTCCGTTAAATCTTCTGGCCCGTCTTATCATGCTGAACAAGAAGTTAATGTGAATTCATACAATGGTGGTATTCCTTCTACTTCCTATAATGATACCCCTCAGCAGTCAGTTACGGGTTCCTATAATTCTGGAGAGACAATGTCAACGTATTTAAATCAGACAAACACATCGGGTAGATCCCCTAATTCAATGGAAGCTACAGAACAAATAGGGACGATTGGTACTGACGGTTCGAtgaagagaagaaaacgTCGACAGCCGTCTAATAGAAAGACTTCAGTACCACGTTCACCAGGTGGTAAATCATTTGTATGCCCTGAGTGCAGCAAAAAGTTTAAACGATCTGAACATTTGAGAAGACATATTCGATCTCTACATACTAGTGAAAAGCCATTTGTTTGTATATGTGGAAAACGTTTTTCTCGTAGAGATAATTTACGGCAGCATGAAAGGTTGCATGTCAACGCAAGCCCTAGATTAGCCTGTTTTTTCCAACCTTCAGGTTATTATTCTTCTGGTGCTCCAGGTGCTCCAGTGCAACCACAAAAACCAATTGAAGATTTAAACAAGATTCCAATTAATCAAGGCATGGATAGCTCTCAGATTGAAAACACTAATTTAATGTTATCTAGTCAAAGGCCTTTGTCTCAACAAATTGTCCCAGAAATCGCTGCTTACCCAAATTCAATTCGTCCAGAACTTCTATCTAAACTACCAGTACAAACACCTAACCAAAAAATGCCTTTAATGAATCCGATGCATCAATATCAACCTTATCCTAGTTCTTAa